The following coding sequences lie in one Pseudomonadota bacterium genomic window:
- the rplS gene encoding 50S ribosomal protein L19: protein MNEMVDLIEKEHMRLDLPETNVGDNVRVYTKIFEGDKERIQVFEGVIIRKRGGNTRATFTVRKVSYGVGIEKTFPMHSHLIDKIEILSKSKVRRSKLYYLRNLKGKAAKLKEKRD, encoded by the coding sequence ATGAATGAGATGGTCGATCTAATCGAAAAAGAACACATGAGGCTGGACTTGCCAGAAACAAATGTTGGTGATAACGTAAGGGTTTACACAAAGATATTTGAAGGGGACAAGGAAAGGATTCAGGTGTTTGAAGGCGTTATAATAAGAAAAAGAGGGGGAAATACAAGGGCAACATTCACGGTAAGGAAGGTATCATATGGCGTCGGGATAGAGAAAACCTTTCCCATGCACTCACATTTAATAGATAAGATAGAAATATTAAGCAAGAGCAAGGTAAGAAGATCGAAACTTTATTACCTGAGAAATTTGAAGGGGAAAGCTGCAAAACTAAAAGAGAAAAGGGATTAA
- a CDS encoding RNA methyltransferase, translated as MAIIHYPVYDKNRNIIATSLTNLEIHDIARTCMTFGIELCYIVSPLVKQREIMEKLIHHWRYGYGAQYNPARGEALNKIRIKTDVREMIEGIDGDPIIIGTSSKERMVNKIGYDELNRLIKKETRPCLLLFGTGWGLSDEIINLCEKMLVPIKGKGDYNHLSLRVALGIILDRIFGERGGYDE; from the coding sequence ATTGCTATTATTCATTATCCGGTATATGACAAAAACAGGAATATTATCGCAACAAGTCTAACAAATCTTGAAATACACGATATTGCAAGAACCTGCATGACATTTGGTATAGAGTTATGCTATATTGTTTCACCGCTTGTAAAACAAAGGGAGATCATGGAAAAACTTATACATCACTGGAGATATGGATACGGGGCTCAATACAACCCGGCAAGGGGTGAGGCATTAAATAAGATAAGAATAAAGACCGATGTGAGGGAAATGATAGAAGGGATAGATGGCGACCCAATAATAATAGGAACATCTTCAAAGGAAAGAATGGTAAACAAAATAGGATACGATGAACTTAACAGGCTGATAAAAAAAGAGACGAGACCATGTCTTCTACTCTTTGGAACAGGTTGGGGTCTATCTGATGAGATAATCAATTTATGTGAGAAAATGCTTGTACCGATCAAGGGTAAGGGGGATTATAATCACTTATCCTTGAGGGTGGCGCTTGGTATAATACTTGATAGAATTTTCGGCGAAAGAGGAGGATACGATGAATGA
- the rpsP gene encoding 30S ribosomal protein S16 encodes MAVKFRLTRYGAKKKPFYRIVVAESSSPRDGRFIERVGFYDPLKEPAQISLDREKIKAWYQKGVKPTKTVENLFKKEGVLKELT; translated from the coding sequence TTGGCTGTAAAATTCAGATTGACAAGGTATGGAGCAAAGAAAAAACCTTTTTACAGGATTGTAGTAGCTGAAAGTAGTTCTCCAAGGGATGGAAGGTTTATCGAGAGGGTAGGATTTTATGACCCTCTTAAAGAACCTGCTCAGATAAGCCTTGACAGAGAGAAGATAAAGGCCTGGTATCAAAAGGGGGTAAAACCCACAAAGACAGTGGAGAATCTATTTAAAAAAGAAGGGGTTTTGAAGGAACTAACATAA
- the larC gene encoding nickel pincer cofactor biosynthesis protein LarC, with protein MNILYIDPVFGISGDMMISALIDTGLPFEELHKLLKNIPLPLPSMVPMKKRQGIIEGTYLKIEDSDTHLSISKMKELIKGLKVKERIKVDAKGMLDIILKAESKIHSIKRNELHLHELSHIDTLIDLLCVAKGMDYFKIEKVYSGPIPLGRGTIKTSHGIIPNPAPATLEILSGYNVVFLDETFELTTPTGAAIVRYYVKDKNKRPVMKIEKTGYGLGTYKTDKPDTLRIFIGKDKEPQYDEELWVLEADMDDMEMEYIGAVAERIRNEGALDVLYFPVYMKKGRIGMRLSITVAEEKVQHLLDTLFAETTTFGIRMRKELRNILRREEGVVKTSYGSVRIKNGYDRQGKLIKTHIEFEDVKRIAEAKKIPYRVLLESIKKEVGSRK; from the coding sequence ATGAATATACTTTACATAGACCCTGTTTTCGGTATTAGCGGCGATATGATGATAAGTGCACTTATCGATACAGGGCTACCCTTTGAAGAACTTCACAAACTTCTAAAAAACATACCTCTTCCCCTGCCCTCTATGGTTCCAATGAAAAAAAGGCAAGGCATTATAGAAGGTACATACCTGAAGATTGAGGATTCCGATACCCACCTGTCTATTAGTAAAATGAAAGAACTCATAAAAGGGTTGAAGGTAAAGGAGAGGATAAAAGTAGATGCAAAGGGTATGCTCGATATCATCCTTAAAGCAGAATCAAAAATCCATAGCATTAAAAGAAATGAGCTACACCTGCATGAGCTTTCCCATATTGATACACTGATAGACCTTTTGTGTGTCGCAAAAGGCATGGATTATTTTAAAATTGAAAAGGTCTACTCAGGACCAATTCCGCTTGGCAGGGGAACAATAAAAACATCCCATGGTATAATACCAAACCCGGCGCCTGCAACCCTTGAGATTCTTTCTGGATATAATGTGGTCTTTCTTGATGAAACATTTGAACTTACAACACCCACTGGTGCAGCGATTGTAAGGTACTACGTGAAAGATAAGAACAAAAGACCTGTCATGAAGATTGAAAAAACAGGGTACGGGCTTGGTACATATAAAACAGATAAACCGGACACCTTAAGAATCTTCATAGGAAAGGACAAAGAACCTCAGTATGACGAGGAGTTATGGGTGTTAGAGGCAGATATGGATGATATGGAAATGGAGTATATCGGGGCAGTTGCGGAAAGAATAAGAAATGAGGGCGCCCTCGATGTGCTGTACTTCCCTGTCTACATGAAAAAGGGGCGAATAGGCATGAGGCTTTCCATTACTGTGGCGGAGGAGAAGGTGCAACACCTGTTGGATACATTGTTCGCAGAAACGACAACGTTTGGGATAAGGATGAGAAAGGAATTAAGGAATATCCTGAGAAGGGAGGAAGGTGTTGTAAAAACCTCCTATGGGTCAGTGAGAATAAAAAATGGTTATGACAGGCAGGGAAAACTCATCAAAACACATATTGAATTCGAGGATGTAAAAAGGATTGCGGAAGCAAAAAAGATTCCTTATAGAGTGCTACTGGAATCTATAAAGAAAGAAGTGGGCAGTAGAAAGTAA
- the trmD gene encoding tRNA (guanosine(37)-N1)-methyltransferase TrmD — protein MIFTILTLFPNIFKTPLQESIIKKAIDKGSVKFNIINIRDFAEDIHKTCDDNPYGGGPGMVMKIEPIYKAMKFVEKNIGKPKYILLTPQGKIFNEDTAIRLSKVPHICLICGRYEGTDERMLAFIDEEISVGDYVLSGGEIPALILIDSITRRIPGVLGNEESIIDESLKGSLLEYPQYTRPDVFMEMEVPSVLLSGNHEEIKKWRRKEAIRKTILKRPDLINNFEPTEEDKKFIREILEEIPE, from the coding sequence ATGATCTTCACCATTCTCACCCTATTTCCAAACATATTTAAAACCCCCCTGCAGGAAAGCATCATTAAAAAGGCAATCGACAAGGGGTCTGTCAAATTTAACATCATAAACATAAGGGATTTTGCAGAGGATATTCATAAAACATGCGATGATAATCCATACGGTGGTGGGCCCGGAATGGTAATGAAAATAGAGCCCATATACAAGGCTATGAAGTTCGTTGAAAAAAACATAGGAAAGCCAAAATATATCTTGCTCACCCCCCAGGGGAAGATTTTTAACGAAGATACAGCAATAAGATTATCAAAGGTGCCCCACATCTGCCTTATCTGTGGACGATACGAAGGCACAGACGAAAGGATGCTTGCCTTTATTGATGAGGAAATATCCGTAGGGGATTATGTTTTATCAGGTGGAGAAATACCTGCCCTTATTTTAATAGACTCAATAACAAGACGCATCCCCGGTGTGCTTGGTAATGAAGAATCGATTATTGACGAGAGCCTGAAGGGGTCCTTGCTTGAATATCCTCAGTACACAAGACCGGATGTATTTATGGAAATGGAGGTGCCCTCTGTACTCCTTTCTGGAAACCATGAGGAGATAAAAAAATGGAGAAGGAAAGAGGCTATAAGAAAAACGATATTAAAAAGACCAGACCTGATAAACAACTTCGAACCAACTGAGGAAGATAAAAAATTTATCAGAGAAATACTGGAGGAAATCCCTGAGTAA
- a CDS encoding YraN family protein, translating into MLTKREEGTKGEEKAIKILKKEGYKIIEKNYRNPFGEIDIIAEEDGYLVFVEVKKRNTATYGDPFQAIDTKKKKHMIKSAMLT; encoded by the coding sequence TTGCTCACTAAAAGGGAAGAAGGTACAAAAGGAGAAGAAAAGGCAATAAAAATCCTGAAAAAGGAAGGTTACAAGATCATTGAGAAAAACTATAGAAACCCTTTTGGTGAGATAGACATTATTGCTGAAGAGGACGGATATCTTGTATTTGTTGAGGTAAAAAAGAGAAATACAGCTACCTATGGGGATCCTTTTCAGGCGATTGACACAAAGAAGAAAAAACACATGATTAAATCTGCAATGTTAACATGA
- a CDS encoding ribonuclease HII — translation MGCPLTGMIGGIDEAGRGPLAGPVVSSCVVWKGLPDKRKKVNDSKLLTEKERLSLFPWIVNHAYKVGIGIATHEEIDRINILNASLLSMDRALKDTGIQPNLLLIDGKYGIKGFPDGKPIIKGDRKCFYIACASIVAKVIRDRIMEMFHIVYPEYNFKKNKGYPTEGHRTAIKRYGISPIHRKTFRGVKEHLAH, via the coding sequence ATGGGTTGTCCTCTCACAGGCATGATCGGTGGTATAGATGAAGCAGGAAGGGGACCTCTCGCTGGCCCTGTAGTATCTTCTTGTGTGGTGTGGAAAGGCTTACCTGATAAAAGAAAAAAAGTAAATGATTCAAAACTCCTGACCGAAAAAGAAAGACTGAGTTTGTTCCCGTGGATTGTAAATCATGCATATAAGGTAGGTATAGGCATAGCAACTCATGAGGAGATCGATAGAATAAATATCCTCAACGCAAGCCTCCTTTCTATGGATAGGGCTTTAAAGGATACAGGCATTCAGCCAAATCTTTTACTTATAGACGGCAAGTATGGAATTAAAGGTTTCCCGGACGGGAAACCAATAATAAAAGGCGACAGAAAATGTTTTTATATTGCCTGCGCCTCTATCGTTGCAAAGGTCATAAGGGACCGTATCATGGAAATGTTTCATATAGTATACCCCGAGTACAATTTCAAAAAAAACAAAGGGTACCCCACAGAAGGCCATAGAACAGCAATCAAAAGGTATGGGATCTCACCAATACATAGAAAAACATTTAGAGGAGTGAAAGAACATCTTGCTCACTAA
- the larB gene encoding nickel pincer cofactor biosynthesis protein LarB yields MDEKIIKLLRDVKSGKASIERAYDMLKDIPFEDLNHTKIDFHRTVRKGIQEVIFGEGKSLKQIIEIIKSMREKRVDVLATRIGNNIGRKLKEKFPSATYSEEARCFYIKEDHSIKGKGTILIVSAGTGDAKVAGEAYITSMFFGNVTEKLYDVGVAGIHRLIQNLEALKKARVIIVVAGMEGALPSIVAGIVGVPVIGVPTSIGYGASFGGLTAMLAMLNSCSTVSVFNIDNGFGAAYFATLINRL; encoded by the coding sequence ATGGATGAGAAGATCATAAAACTGTTAAGGGATGTAAAAAGCGGGAAAGCCTCTATAGAAAGGGCATATGATATGTTAAAGGATATACCCTTTGAGGACTTAAACCACACAAAGATTGACTTCCACAGGACAGTCAGAAAAGGTATCCAGGAAGTAATATTTGGAGAAGGAAAAAGTTTAAAGCAGATAATAGAAATCATTAAATCCATGAGAGAAAAAAGGGTGGATGTACTCGCAACACGTATAGGAAACAACATTGGCAGAAAGCTAAAAGAAAAATTTCCCTCCGCCACATACAGCGAAGAGGCGCGATGTTTTTACATCAAAGAAGACCATTCAATAAAAGGAAAGGGGACTATACTGATAGTATCTGCAGGCACAGGTGATGCAAAGGTAGCTGGAGAGGCGTACATCACCTCAATGTTTTTCGGAAATGTTACTGAGAAATTATACGATGTCGGTGTTGCAGGAATACACAGGCTGATCCAGAACCTTGAGGCCCTTAAAAAGGCAAGGGTCATAATAGTTGTTGCCGGTATGGAAGGGGCGCTGCCTTCCATAGTAGCAGGTATTGTTGGTGTACCTGTAATAGGGGTTCCAACAAGCATAGGATATGGAGCAAGTTTTGGGGGATTGACGGCGATGCTTGCTATGCTCAATTCATGCTCCACAGTTTCGGTATTCAATATAGACAACGGGTTTGGTGCGGCATATTTTGCCACCTTGATAAACCGCCTATGA
- a CDS encoding KH domain-containing protein, producing MLKELVEYMAKALVDNPDQVRVSEIEGERTSVIELNVAKDDLGKVIGKQGRTARAMRTILSAASTKIRKRAVLEIIE from the coding sequence GTGTTGAAAGAATTAGTTGAATATATGGCAAAGGCTTTGGTAGATAATCCTGATCAGGTAAGGGTATCAGAAATTGAAGGCGAAAGAACATCTGTTATCGAATTGAATGTTGCTAAAGACGACCTGGGAAAGGTAATAGGAAAACAGGGCAGAACTGCAAGGGCTATGAGAACCATATTGAGTGCAGCCTCCACAAAGATAAGGAAAAGGGCGGTACTCGAAATTATAGAGTAA
- the ffh gene encoding signal recognition particle protein has product MFERLQERLETTFKKLKGYGKLTETNIKDSLREVRIALLEADVNYKVAKDFLEKVKEKTLGEGVLTSITPGQQFIKVVYDELCELLGKVNKPLDVSGSPPVAILLIGLQGSGKTTTAGKLALLLRKRGRKPLLVPSDIYRPAAIEQLVKIGSQIGIDTFSIKEIKDPLTICKEAKAYAMKNGYDTLIVDTAGRLHINNEMVEELVNQKKFLTPRETLLVLDAMTGQDAVNIASTFNEKLDIDGVILTKLDGDTRGGAAISIKAVTGKPIKFIGIGEKFDALEAFHPERMASRILGMGDVVSLVEKAQEVFDEKKAKELEKKLRKDEFTLEDFREQIKQMKGLGSVESIISMFPGFNKFKGAINFSEAEKDIKKTEAIINSMTPKERLYPNIIDGNRRIRISKGSGANVQDVNNLLKKYMETKKMIRKLTKGGMKGFQRQLFLK; this is encoded by the coding sequence ATGTTCGAAAGATTACAGGAGAGATTAGAGACCACATTTAAAAAACTGAAGGGGTACGGGAAGCTTACCGAAACAAACATAAAGGATTCCCTGAGAGAGGTAAGGATTGCCCTTCTTGAGGCAGATGTCAACTACAAGGTTGCAAAAGATTTTCTTGAGAAGGTCAAAGAAAAAACCCTGGGCGAAGGAGTACTCACGAGCATAACCCCTGGACAGCAGTTTATTAAGGTTGTATACGACGAGTTATGTGAACTCCTGGGTAAGGTCAATAAACCACTTGATGTATCAGGCTCTCCGCCGGTAGCTATCTTGCTAATCGGGCTCCAGGGTTCAGGAAAAACAACAACAGCAGGAAAGCTCGCCCTCCTCTTACGTAAAAGAGGCAGGAAACCGCTACTTGTCCCTTCAGATATATACAGACCTGCTGCTATAGAACAATTAGTAAAGATAGGTAGTCAGATAGGCATAGATACATTTTCTATAAAAGAGATAAAAGACCCGCTGACAATCTGCAAAGAAGCAAAGGCGTATGCAATGAAAAATGGTTACGATACACTCATTGTGGATACTGCCGGGAGATTGCACATAAACAATGAAATGGTAGAAGAGCTTGTAAATCAGAAGAAATTCCTGACACCCAGAGAGACACTTCTTGTTCTCGATGCAATGACAGGTCAGGATGCGGTAAACATTGCAAGTACATTTAATGAAAAGCTGGACATTGACGGCGTTATCCTCACAAAACTCGATGGAGATACAAGGGGCGGTGCAGCTATTTCCATAAAGGCAGTGACAGGCAAACCTATAAAATTTATCGGCATCGGTGAGAAATTTGATGCCCTTGAAGCTTTTCATCCTGAAAGGATGGCATCCCGTATACTCGGCATGGGGGATGTCGTTTCTCTTGTGGAAAAGGCTCAGGAAGTATTTGATGAAAAGAAGGCTAAAGAATTAGAAAAAAAGCTAAGAAAAGACGAATTTACCCTCGAAGATTTCAGGGAACAGATAAAACAAATGAAGGGTCTCGGATCTGTAGAATCTATAATCAGCATGTTTCCTGGATTCAACAAATTTAAGGGTGCAATAAACTTCTCTGAAGCAGAAAAGGATATAAAAAAGACAGAGGCTATCATCAATTCAATGACACCAAAGGAAAGATTATATCCCAACATTATAGACGGAAATAGAAGGATAAGAATCTCAAAGGGAAGTGGTGCAAATGTCCAGGATGTAAACAACCTTTTAAAAAAATATATGGAAACGAAAAAGATGATACGGAAACTGACCAAGGGAGGCATGAAGGGCTTCCAGCGACAACTATTCTTAAAATAA
- the rimM gene encoding ribosome maturation factor RimM (Essential for efficient processing of 16S rRNA) yields the protein MRYIPVGRVISTHGVGGEVKFRYYNDAKEGFLRYTTLFVEHGAERIELKSTGIRSQKGFFYIRFEGLKNPEEVFSLMDKELSVREEDLSQLDEDEYYDYQLIGLDVLSRKDEKIGKVERVFHTKANDIIVVMGKKEIFIPMVEGYIVRIDLKGSFIKIDEEALLV from the coding sequence ATGAGGTATATTCCTGTCGGTAGAGTAATATCTACCCATGGTGTGGGGGGAGAGGTAAAATTTAGATATTACAACGATGCAAAAGAAGGTTTTCTAAGATACACCACATTATTTGTAGAACACGGCGCTGAAAGAATTGAACTCAAGTCGACAGGAATAAGATCTCAAAAAGGTTTTTTCTATATAAGATTTGAAGGTCTAAAAAATCCTGAGGAGGTTTTCTCCCTCATGGATAAGGAATTATCTGTGAGGGAGGAGGATCTCTCTCAATTAGATGAAGATGAGTACTACGATTATCAGCTGATCGGGCTCGACGTGTTAAGCAGGAAAGACGAAAAGATTGGAAAGGTAGAAAGGGTATTCCATACTAAAGCAAATGACATTATCGTTGTTATGGGTAAAAAAGAAATATTCATCCCCATGGTTGAAGGGTATATCGTTAGGATTGACCTTAAGGGTTCATTTATAAAGATAGATGAGGAAGCGCTCCTTGTATGA